A part of Myxococcus landrumus genomic DNA contains:
- the lpxC gene encoding UDP-3-O-acyl-N-acetylglucosamine deacetylase yields the protein MPPSSYNQRTLSKTASLQGIGLHSGAKVTLTLRPAPAGHGIVFVRTDLPRPVSIPALAEYVVDTALATTLGRDGAKVATVEHFMSAMAGLGIDNARVELDGPEVPIMDGSAAPFAALIQEAGIRELDTPKELLVIRKSVSVVDGDKQASLTPSTNFRISCTIDFEHPVIQGQAFDLDFSDREFSREISRARTFGFLRDVEKLKKLGLARGGSLENAIVVDELSILNPEGLRFTDEFVRHKILDAIGDVSLFGRPVIGHLTAYKTGHALNHKLVRKVLSDPSCYEIVPARRLDLEGLELGLPGLAGALELEPLVA from the coding sequence ATGCCCCCGTCTTCCTACAACCAGCGCACCCTTTCGAAGACCGCCAGTCTGCAGGGCATCGGGCTCCACTCGGGCGCGAAGGTGACGCTCACGCTGCGTCCGGCCCCCGCGGGGCACGGCATCGTCTTCGTCCGCACGGACCTGCCCCGCCCGGTGAGCATCCCCGCGCTGGCGGAGTACGTGGTGGACACGGCGCTGGCGACGACGCTGGGACGCGACGGCGCGAAGGTGGCGACGGTGGAGCACTTCATGTCGGCCATGGCCGGCCTGGGCATCGACAACGCCCGCGTGGAGCTGGACGGCCCCGAGGTGCCCATCATGGACGGCAGCGCCGCGCCCTTCGCCGCGCTCATCCAGGAAGCCGGCATCCGCGAGCTGGACACGCCCAAGGAGCTGCTGGTCATCCGCAAGTCGGTGTCCGTGGTGGATGGCGACAAGCAGGCCTCGCTGACGCCCTCCACCAACTTCCGCATCAGCTGCACCATCGACTTCGAGCACCCCGTCATCCAGGGCCAGGCCTTCGACCTGGACTTCAGCGACCGGGAGTTCTCCCGGGAGATTTCGCGCGCGCGCACCTTCGGCTTCCTGCGTGACGTGGAGAAGCTGAAGAAGCTGGGCCTGGCGCGCGGCGGCTCGTTGGAGAACGCCATCGTCGTGGATGAGCTCTCCATCCTCAACCCGGAGGGTCTGCGCTTCACGGACGAGTTCGTGCGGCACAAGATTCTCGACGCCATCGGTGACGTGTCTCTCTTCGGCCGCCCCGTCATTGGACACCTCACGGCGTACAAGACGGGCCACGCGCTCAATCACAAGCTGGTGCGCAAGGTGCTTTCGGACCCCAGCTGCTATGAGATTGTCCCCGCGCGTCGTCTGGACCTGGAGGGTCTGGAGTTGGGCCTGCCGGGGCTGGCGGGAGCGCTGGAGCTGGAGCCGCTCGTCGCCTGA
- a CDS encoding thioredoxin domain-containing protein, with the protein MPMRPTPVILAALLAASFTAGCNKEKAPAAAQAPAAAQATPGEPTPDTVVATFGDGQKITYKELNERIQEPMANLEKQKFQLRKRGLDGMVTEKLVDAEAKKRGMTQDQFLKAEIDDKVPAPTDEKIKEVFDGAKGQLPPGSTFEQMKPQIVDFLTQQPKQERAQALFGELRKNANVQITLPEPPRPPAERKQVAATGPSKGADNAPITIVEFSDFQCPFCSRANASVDQVMKEYEGKVKLVFRQFPLDFHKEAQKAAEASLCAGDQGKFWEMHDKLFASQSALQVEHLKSYAGELGLDKAKFDKCLDSGEKAATVKSDMADGQKVGVSGTPAFFINGIMLSGAQPAEEFKNIIDAELKAPAQK; encoded by the coding sequence ATGCCCATGCGTCCAACCCCTGTCATCCTCGCCGCGTTGCTGGCGGCTTCCTTCACCGCCGGTTGCAACAAGGAGAAGGCGCCGGCCGCCGCGCAGGCGCCCGCCGCCGCGCAGGCCACGCCGGGTGAGCCGACCCCGGACACGGTGGTCGCCACCTTCGGCGATGGCCAGAAGATCACCTACAAGGAGCTCAACGAGCGCATCCAGGAGCCGATGGCGAACCTGGAGAAGCAGAAGTTCCAGCTGCGCAAGCGGGGCCTTGACGGGATGGTGACGGAGAAGCTGGTCGATGCCGAGGCGAAGAAGCGCGGCATGACGCAGGACCAGTTCCTCAAGGCGGAGATCGACGACAAGGTTCCCGCGCCCACCGACGAGAAGATCAAGGAGGTCTTCGACGGTGCCAAGGGCCAGCTGCCGCCCGGCTCGACCTTCGAGCAGATGAAGCCGCAGATTGTTGACTTCCTCACGCAGCAGCCCAAGCAGGAGCGCGCCCAGGCCCTCTTCGGCGAGCTGCGCAAGAACGCCAACGTGCAGATCACCCTGCCGGAGCCGCCGCGTCCGCCGGCCGAGCGCAAGCAGGTGGCCGCCACGGGCCCGTCGAAGGGCGCGGACAACGCCCCCATCACCATCGTCGAGTTCAGCGACTTCCAGTGCCCGTTCTGCAGCCGCGCCAACGCGTCCGTGGACCAGGTCATGAAGGAGTACGAGGGCAAGGTGAAGCTGGTGTTCCGCCAGTTCCCCCTCGACTTCCACAAGGAGGCGCAGAAGGCCGCCGAGGCGTCGCTGTGCGCCGGGGACCAGGGCAAGTTCTGGGAGATGCACGACAAGCTGTTCGCCAGCCAGAGCGCGCTCCAGGTCGAGCACCTGAAGTCGTACGCGGGCGAGCTGGGCCTGGACAAGGCGAAGTTCGACAAGTGCCTGGACTCGGGTGAGAAGGCGGCCACGGTGAAGAGCGACATGGCGGACGGCCAGAAGGTCGGCGTCAGCGGCACGCCGGCGTTCTTCATCAACGGCATCATGCTCTCGGGCGCGCAGCCGGCCGAGGAGTTCAAGAACATCATCGACGCCGAGCTGAAGGCGCCGGCGCAGAAGTAG
- a CDS encoding DUF4388 domain-containing protein, translating to MAQKPKATPRVGGEATSLELEKSLAAGLSSSRPLSAWFHGPEGMVLLHEPSGFAGFLAGTLGTLSVEEVFAHVLTGIRSGLLAVQSGAVRRTVSFRDGQVVFATSTERSERLGAVLTRLGLVTQVQLTQALSRVTPSRRIGQVLTSEGLVSEAHLYGAMTYVVREVVLSLFELTEGSFLFVEGPAPMADVVKLPERTRDLVLTGIKRSEELSRLRRRYPEDLRAEPGPAGPRPGEERFFQRMGTGATLSDLRTVREGGQHAFFSWLDECVRGGHLLVRPMNPPAAPMPAVEGMAWELLSAEERYNLLLSLIHRSLRDAGKDVDLLRGFLDAPPAGLEDAFAGVVPGADGRVDVTRLRANLSTGGEAVARAMTLEAMDALVSYALFSARNVLPPDVAERLSNTYRTLQGGLA from the coding sequence GTGGCCCAGAAACCCAAGGCCACGCCCCGCGTCGGCGGCGAGGCGACTTCACTCGAGCTGGAGAAGTCCCTTGCCGCGGGCCTGTCCTCCTCGCGCCCCCTCTCGGCCTGGTTCCATGGGCCGGAGGGAATGGTGCTCCTCCACGAGCCCTCGGGCTTCGCTGGCTTCCTGGCTGGCACGCTCGGCACGTTGTCCGTGGAGGAGGTCTTCGCCCACGTCCTGACGGGCATCCGCAGCGGGCTGCTCGCCGTGCAGAGCGGCGCGGTCCGGCGGACGGTGTCGTTCCGGGACGGGCAGGTGGTTTTCGCCACGTCCACGGAGCGCTCGGAGCGGCTGGGCGCGGTGCTGACGCGGCTGGGGCTGGTGACGCAGGTGCAGCTCACGCAAGCCCTCTCACGCGTGACGCCGTCGCGGCGCATCGGCCAGGTGCTGACGTCCGAGGGGCTGGTGTCCGAGGCCCATCTCTACGGCGCCATGACGTACGTGGTGCGCGAGGTGGTGCTGAGCCTCTTCGAATTGACGGAAGGCAGCTTCCTTTTCGTCGAGGGCCCCGCGCCCATGGCGGACGTGGTGAAGCTGCCCGAGCGCACGCGAGACCTGGTGCTCACGGGCATCAAGCGCTCGGAGGAGTTGTCTCGCTTGCGGCGGCGCTATCCGGAGGACCTGCGCGCGGAGCCAGGGCCGGCGGGGCCTCGGCCGGGTGAGGAGCGCTTCTTCCAGCGGATGGGCACAGGCGCGACGCTGAGCGACTTGCGCACCGTGCGCGAGGGCGGACAGCACGCCTTCTTCTCGTGGCTGGATGAGTGCGTGCGAGGCGGGCACCTTCTGGTGCGCCCCATGAATCCTCCCGCGGCGCCCATGCCCGCGGTCGAAGGCATGGCCTGGGAGCTGTTGTCCGCGGAGGAGCGCTACAACCTGCTGCTGTCCCTGATTCACCGCTCACTGCGCGACGCGGGGAAGGACGTGGACCTGCTGCGGGGCTTCCTGGATGCGCCGCCGGCGGGGCTGGAGGATGCCTTCGCGGGGGTGGTGCCGGGCGCCGACGGGCGGGTGGATGTGACGCGGCTGCGCGCCAACCTGTCCACGGGCGGCGAGGCCGTGGCGCGAGCCATGACGCTGGAGGCGATGGACGCCCTCGTCTCCTATGCGCTGTTCTCCGCGCGCAATGTGTTGCCGCCCGACGTGGCGGAGCGCTTGTCCAACACCTACCGCACCCTGCAGGGAGGTCTGGCCTAG
- a CDS encoding leucyl aminopeptidase codes for MNFTFVTGDATLANGELLVIPLFEGELSEGAPVSLASADRALEGRLRGAATQEGFKGKADQSLMMHTLGRTTAGRVLLLGLGNRARFQPEVLRLALGRASKAAQRLKVASLAVALPATQSPADAVRAVVEGLELGAYRFDKYKSSAREEKGAQKPVKVALVLPEGTEKSRAVEDALALARTVSEATNWARDLVNEPPNAVTPAVLAEAARKSAREHGLKITIGGKREIEKLDMGMFLGVAAGSTEEPRLIHVVYTPKNARDAKRPPLALVGKAITFDSGGLSLKPTEGMVEMKTDMAGSAAVLGAMQVIAAIKPPFPVHAFIGACENMPAGNAYKPGDILTSRLGKTVEITNTDAEGRLVLGDILTWACEHQPSAVIDLATLTGACIVALGNYIVGAFGDHDGAVNEVLQAARTAGEDMWRMPVSELQKDALRSDVADMKNSGERWGGSINAALFLKEFVGETPWVHLDIAGPSNSPKERGYNAKGGTGVGVRTLVEWVRLRAQNQATEAAEAPAASTKPARATRGSRKSARS; via the coding sequence ATGAATTTCACCTTCGTCACCGGCGACGCCACCCTTGCGAATGGCGAGCTGCTCGTCATTCCGCTCTTCGAGGGCGAGCTGAGTGAGGGCGCCCCGGTCAGCCTGGCCTCGGCGGACCGCGCGCTGGAGGGCCGCCTGCGGGGCGCCGCGACCCAAGAGGGCTTCAAGGGCAAGGCCGACCAGTCCCTGATGATGCACACGCTTGGCCGCACCACCGCGGGCCGCGTGCTGTTGCTGGGCCTGGGCAATCGCGCCCGCTTCCAGCCGGAAGTGCTCCGCCTGGCCCTGGGCCGCGCGTCCAAGGCCGCCCAGCGCCTCAAGGTCGCGTCGCTCGCGGTGGCGCTGCCCGCCACGCAGTCCCCGGCCGACGCGGTGCGCGCGGTGGTGGAGGGCCTGGAGCTGGGCGCCTACCGCTTCGACAAGTACAAGTCCTCCGCGCGCGAGGAGAAGGGCGCGCAGAAGCCCGTCAAGGTCGCGCTCGTGCTGCCCGAGGGCACCGAGAAGTCGCGCGCGGTGGAGGACGCCCTCGCGCTGGCCCGGACGGTGAGCGAGGCCACCAACTGGGCCCGTGATTTGGTGAACGAGCCGCCCAACGCGGTGACGCCCGCGGTGCTCGCGGAGGCCGCCCGCAAGTCCGCGCGTGAGCACGGGCTGAAAATCACCATCGGCGGCAAGCGTGAAATCGAGAAGCTGGACATGGGCATGTTCCTGGGCGTCGCGGCCGGGAGCACCGAGGAGCCCCGGCTCATCCACGTCGTCTACACGCCGAAGAACGCGCGCGACGCGAAGCGCCCGCCGCTGGCGCTGGTGGGCAAGGCCATCACCTTCGACTCGGGCGGCCTGTCGCTCAAGCCCACCGAGGGCATGGTCGAGATGAAGACGGACATGGCCGGCTCCGCCGCCGTGCTGGGCGCCATGCAGGTCATCGCCGCCATCAAGCCACCCTTCCCCGTGCATGCCTTCATCGGCGCGTGTGAGAACATGCCCGCGGGCAACGCCTACAAACCCGGCGACATCCTCACGTCCCGCCTGGGCAAGACGGTGGAAATCACCAACACGGACGCCGAGGGCCGCCTCGTCCTGGGCGACATCCTCACCTGGGCCTGCGAGCACCAGCCGTCCGCCGTCATCGACCTGGCCACGCTGACGGGCGCGTGCATCGTCGCGCTGGGCAACTACATCGTCGGTGCCTTCGGAGACCACGACGGCGCGGTCAACGAGGTGCTCCAGGCCGCGCGCACCGCGGGCGAGGACATGTGGCGCATGCCGGTGAGCGAGCTGCAGAAGGACGCGCTGCGCTCCGACGTCGCCGACATGAAGAACTCCGGCGAGCGCTGGGGTGGCTCCATCAACGCCGCGCTCTTCCTCAAGGAGTTCGTGGGCGAGACGCCGTGGGTGCACCTGGATATCGCCGGTCCGTCCAACAGCCCCAAGGAGCGCGGCTACAACGCCAAGGGTGGCACGGGCGTGGGCGTGCGGACGCTGGTGGAGTGGGTCCGCCTGCGCGCGCAGAACCAGGCCACGGAGGCCGCCGAGGCTCCCGCGGCGAGCACCAAGCCCGCGCGCGCCACGCGGGGTTCGCGCAAGTCCGCGCGGAGCTAG
- a CDS encoding sulfite exporter TauE/SafE family protein has protein sequence MTVLLLMVVGVLAGALGAMLGIGGGIVLVPALVLGFNVPLEEAIPASLLCVVANSCAAAAGYVDNHLSDIRLGLTLELSTVLGAIAGGLVAALLAPAMVAVVFGLFTLYVSLQMLFLRSPRAEPATLDDYRPTNYPLGISGSFVAGGLSALLGVGGGPLKVPLMSYGMHVPFKVASATSNLMIGVTGAASVAAYALRGHLKLALVSPLVVGVLAGAYAGGQLMPKVPTTVLKRLFALVLLVVAGQMLWKGGAGLWPSVWK, from the coding sequence ATGACGGTTCTTCTCCTCATGGTGGTGGGCGTGCTCGCGGGGGCGCTGGGGGCGATGCTTGGCATTGGCGGTGGCATCGTGCTGGTGCCCGCCCTGGTGCTGGGCTTCAACGTGCCCCTGGAGGAGGCGATACCGGCCAGCTTGCTGTGCGTGGTCGCCAACTCCTGCGCCGCGGCGGCTGGCTATGTCGACAACCACCTGAGCGACATCCGCCTGGGGCTGACGCTGGAGCTGTCCACGGTGTTGGGGGCCATCGCCGGAGGGCTGGTGGCGGCGCTGCTCGCGCCCGCGATGGTGGCGGTGGTGTTCGGCCTGTTCACCCTCTACGTCTCGCTGCAGATGCTGTTCCTGCGCTCGCCTCGCGCGGAGCCCGCGACGCTCGATGATTACCGGCCGACGAACTATCCGCTGGGCATCTCCGGCTCGTTCGTGGCGGGAGGGCTCTCCGCGCTCTTGGGTGTGGGCGGTGGGCCGCTGAAGGTGCCGCTGATGAGCTACGGCATGCACGTGCCCTTCAAGGTGGCCAGCGCCACCAGCAACCTGATGATTGGTGTGACGGGCGCGGCGAGCGTCGCCGCCTATGCCCTCCGCGGACACCTGAAGCTGGCGTTGGTGTCTCCCCTGGTGGTGGGCGTGCTGGCGGGCGCGTATGCCGGCGGCCAGCTGATGCCCAAGGTCCCGACGACGGTGCTCAAGAGGCTCTTCGCGCTGGTTCTGCTGGTGGTGGCGGGGCAGATGTTGTGGAAGGGAGGGGCGGGACTGTGGCCGAGCGTATGGAAGTGA
- a CDS encoding tetratricopeptide repeat protein, with the protein MHPSEDTERAHLLEALQKQKNTLASLRITGSPTQVGQELVSLAEVHGLLEDHAASRQCYEEALALFKEAGYKPGQAQACFGLGVVKANFEDHRGAVELMAQAAMLFNETKDREGEAMCRACVGESLRAMGQPEAAEEKYQEALILYRQTRNTERTARLLLDIGDLRMEKAEYEPARKRFLEAIPMLEKGEDPEALALGHLLLGESEGLLGQHEAARTHLLRAVELYQELHDHVYEARARWDLGLSCFYTQDLAAAREQLEAVLPLYEEQGRADEVAKVRNILAHFAARGA; encoded by the coding sequence ATGCATCCCTCCGAAGACACCGAACGCGCCCACCTGCTCGAGGCGCTCCAGAAGCAGAAGAACACGCTGGCCTCGCTGCGCATCACCGGCTCGCCCACCCAGGTGGGGCAGGAGCTGGTGAGCCTGGCGGAAGTGCATGGCCTGCTCGAGGACCATGCCGCGAGCCGCCAGTGCTACGAGGAGGCGCTCGCCCTGTTCAAGGAGGCGGGCTACAAGCCGGGCCAGGCCCAGGCCTGCTTCGGACTGGGCGTGGTGAAGGCGAACTTCGAGGACCACCGCGGCGCGGTGGAGCTCATGGCCCAGGCCGCGATGCTCTTCAACGAGACGAAGGACCGCGAGGGCGAGGCCATGTGCCGCGCGTGCGTCGGCGAGTCCCTTCGTGCGATGGGCCAGCCGGAGGCCGCCGAGGAGAAGTACCAGGAGGCCCTCATCCTCTACCGCCAAACGCGCAACACCGAGCGCACCGCGCGGCTGCTCCTGGACATCGGCGACCTCCGCATGGAGAAGGCCGAGTACGAGCCGGCGCGCAAGCGCTTCCTCGAGGCGATTCCCATGCTGGAGAAGGGCGAGGACCCGGAGGCGCTCGCGCTGGGGCACCTGCTCCTGGGCGAGTCCGAGGGGCTCCTGGGCCAGCACGAGGCGGCGCGCACGCACCTCTTGCGCGCGGTGGAGCTCTACCAGGAGCTGCACGACCACGTGTACGAGGCCCGCGCCCGGTGGGACCTGGGCCTGTCCTGCTTCTACACGCAGGACCTGGCCGCGGCGCGCGAGCAGTTGGAAGCCGTGCTCCCGCTCTACGAGGAGCAGGGCCGCGCGGACGAGGTCGCCAAGGTGCGCAACATCCTGGCCCACTTCGCCGCGCGCGGCGCCTGA
- a CDS encoding helix-turn-helix domain-containing protein has protein sequence MNDNALNANVGLKLRGLRLARNIKQADAAKDLGVSPAYLNLIEKGKRVMPFPLLWKALRYFDQDPEQFMSTLGEGRVDEALAKLLDEPLLKSLDIDPESLQSLSAEPKLAGTVAALFNLYKNTRTQLENVLAQLNVEERTRAQGGAGNGTVPGVRFDYSPFDEVSDFLETHRNYFPEIEEQAEELRRDVSLERQLTSGQLVQLLERRFGYRVLFDTAPSGSSVVRRLDPEEQTLTLSPDLTEQPLKFQIAASMGLLMLDREKLVERILGAGRMRHAETQRLIKVNLANYFAGALMLPYGDFFKEVQRTRYDVELLSSIFGSTYETVAHRLCNLSDPKRPGIPFHFLRSDIAGNISKRYSGTGIRFATGGGSCGKWAVHLAFLNPSQLTRQYSMMPDGTTYFCFAKVQLQPIEGSIVKGTAYSIGLGTHAENAKFLAYGLPTNDLRKDAIPSGISCRFCERTDCNQRAAASYRFAFAFDEYTKKDCFFSPLLGYEQGDKQEKDRHHGHHGGSTAGAHAATGNGDPLLPGVNGADRSEKHDSLDKAARRRKGGDA, from the coding sequence ATGAACGACAACGCACTGAACGCCAACGTGGGCTTGAAGCTCCGCGGCCTGCGTCTTGCCCGGAACATCAAGCAAGCCGACGCGGCGAAGGACCTGGGAGTCTCTCCCGCCTACCTGAACCTCATCGAGAAGGGGAAGCGGGTGATGCCCTTCCCGCTGCTCTGGAAGGCGCTGAGGTATTTCGACCAGGACCCCGAGCAGTTCATGTCCACGCTGGGCGAAGGCCGGGTGGACGAGGCGCTCGCCAAGCTCCTCGACGAGCCGCTGCTCAAGAGCCTGGACATCGACCCGGAGTCGCTCCAGTCGCTGTCGGCGGAGCCGAAGCTGGCCGGCACGGTGGCCGCGCTGTTCAACCTCTACAAGAACACCCGCACGCAGTTGGAGAACGTGCTGGCGCAGCTCAACGTGGAGGAGCGCACCCGCGCGCAGGGCGGTGCGGGCAACGGCACCGTGCCGGGCGTGCGCTTCGACTACTCACCCTTCGACGAGGTGAGTGACTTCCTGGAGACCCACCGCAACTACTTCCCGGAGATTGAAGAGCAGGCGGAGGAGTTGCGGCGCGACGTGAGCCTGGAGCGGCAGCTCACCAGCGGGCAGCTCGTGCAGCTCCTGGAGCGGCGCTTCGGCTACCGCGTGCTCTTCGACACCGCGCCCAGCGGCTCGTCCGTGGTGCGCCGGCTGGACCCGGAGGAGCAGACGCTCACCCTGTCGCCGGACCTCACCGAGCAGCCGCTCAAGTTTCAAATCGCCGCGTCCATGGGCTTGTTGATGCTGGACCGCGAGAAGCTGGTGGAGCGCATCCTCGGCGCGGGGCGCATGCGGCACGCGGAGACGCAGCGGCTCATCAAGGTGAACCTGGCCAACTACTTCGCCGGCGCGCTGATGCTGCCCTACGGGGACTTCTTCAAGGAGGTGCAGCGCACGCGCTACGACGTGGAGCTCCTGTCGAGCATCTTCGGCTCCACCTACGAGACGGTGGCCCACCGGCTGTGCAACCTGTCGGACCCCAAGCGCCCCGGCATCCCCTTCCACTTCCTGCGCTCGGACATCGCCGGCAACATCTCCAAGCGCTACAGCGGCACCGGCATCCGCTTCGCCACCGGCGGCGGCAGCTGCGGCAAGTGGGCCGTGCACCTGGCCTTCCTCAACCCGTCCCAGCTCACCCGGCAGTATTCGATGATGCCGGACGGCACCACGTACTTCTGCTTCGCGAAGGTGCAGCTGCAGCCCATTGAAGGCTCCATCGTCAAGGGCACCGCGTACTCCATCGGCCTGGGCACCCACGCGGAGAACGCCAAGTTCCTGGCGTACGGCCTGCCCACCAATGACTTGCGCAAGGATGCCATCCCCTCCGGCATCTCCTGCCGCTTCTGCGAGCGCACCGACTGCAACCAGCGCGCGGCCGCCAGCTACCGCTTCGCCTTCGCCTTCGACGAGTACACGAAGAAGGACTGTTTCTTCTCCCCGCTGCTCGGCTACGAGCAGGGCGACAAGCAGGAGAAGGACCGCCATCACGGGCACCACGGTGGGTCCACGGCGGGGGCGCACGCCGCCACCGGAAATGGCGACCCGCTGCTTCCGGGCGTCAACGGCGCTGACCGGAGCGAGAAGCACGATTCGTTGGACAAGGCCGCCCGGCGCCGCAAGGGTGGTGACGCGTGA
- the fabF gene encoding beta-ketoacyl-ACP synthase II, whose translation MQKRRVVVTGMGLISPCGTGVEKSWSALVRGESGVGPITLFDASQLDCQIAGEVKDFRVEDHIERREARRMDRFSHFAVAAADMAVADAGLKVTPENAERVATIIGSGIGGIGSLEDTFRLVMEKGPDRISPFFVLQMVINMAPGYVSLRHGFKGPSWAPNSACSTSAHAIGEAMRGIQRDEFDVAVAGGAEAPISLLGVGGFGAMRALSLRNDAPHAASRPFDADRDGFVIAEGAGMLVLEALEHAQARGARILAELTGYGASSDAYHITQPAPEHEGAQRSMRAALKDAGLSPGDIGYINAHGTSTDVGDLLEAQGIAQVFGETARTVAISSTKSMTGHMNGAAGAAEAVISVLALTRGVLPPTINLQRQDPRITLDCVPNTAREIRVEAVMSNSFGFGGTNVSLIFRRMRA comes from the coding sequence ATGCAGAAGCGGCGCGTCGTGGTGACGGGAATGGGGCTCATCAGCCCCTGCGGCACGGGCGTGGAGAAGAGCTGGTCCGCGCTGGTGCGCGGCGAGAGCGGCGTGGGCCCCATCACCCTCTTCGACGCAAGCCAGCTGGACTGCCAGATTGCCGGCGAGGTGAAGGACTTCCGGGTCGAGGACCACATCGAGCGCCGCGAGGCCCGGCGCATGGACCGCTTCTCGCACTTCGCGGTGGCGGCGGCGGACATGGCCGTGGCGGACGCGGGCCTGAAGGTCACCCCCGAGAACGCCGAGCGCGTGGCGACCATCATCGGCTCGGGGATTGGCGGAATCGGGAGCCTGGAGGACACGTTCCGCCTCGTCATGGAGAAGGGACCGGACCGCATCAGCCCCTTCTTCGTCCTGCAGATGGTCATCAACATGGCGCCCGGCTACGTCAGCCTGCGCCACGGCTTCAAGGGTCCCTCCTGGGCCCCCAACTCCGCGTGCTCCACCAGCGCCCACGCCATTGGCGAGGCGATGCGAGGCATCCAGCGCGACGAGTTCGACGTGGCGGTGGCCGGCGGCGCCGAGGCGCCCATCTCGCTGCTGGGCGTCGGCGGCTTCGGTGCCATGCGCGCCCTGTCCCTGCGCAACGACGCGCCCCATGCCGCCAGCCGCCCCTTCGACGCGGACCGCGACGGCTTCGTCATCGCCGAGGGCGCCGGAATGCTCGTGCTCGAGGCGCTGGAGCACGCCCAGGCCCGAGGCGCACGCATCCTCGCGGAGCTCACCGGCTATGGCGCCAGCTCCGACGCGTACCACATCACCCAGCCCGCGCCCGAGCACGAGGGCGCCCAGCGCAGCATGCGCGCCGCGCTCAAGGACGCGGGCTTGAGCCCCGGCGACATCGGCTACATCAACGCGCACGGCACCTCGACCGACGTGGGGGATTTGCTGGAGGCGCAGGGCATCGCCCAGGTCTTCGGCGAGACGGCGCGGACGGTGGCCATCTCCTCCACCAAGTCCATGACGGGCCACATGAACGGTGCCGCGGGCGCGGCGGAGGCCGTCATCAGCGTGCTCGCCCTCACGCGAGGCGTGCTGCCTCCCACCATCAACCTCCAGCGGCAGGATCCCCGCATCACCCTCGACTGCGTGCCCAACACCGCCCGCGAGATTCGCGTCGAGGCGGTGATGAGCAACTCCTTCGGCTTCGGCGGCACCAACGTGTCGCTCATCTTCCGCAGGATGCGCGCGTGA
- a CDS encoding PaaI family thioesterase: protein MSEVDVEGRTRTVTWADPRAGLVAAKSMSGLAYLSAIARGEVPGAPIARLLGFALVEVSEGRAVFEVEPAEFHYNPIGTVHGGLAATLLDSALACAVHSTLPVGAGYTTLELHVNLVRAITGDTGRLTCTGEVIHVGGRVATAQGRLTDASGKLYAHGTTTCMVFRPSGSGGQE from the coding sequence ATGAGCGAAGTGGATGTTGAGGGGCGCACCCGGACGGTGACGTGGGCGGACCCACGTGCGGGCCTGGTCGCGGCGAAGTCGATGTCGGGGCTGGCGTACCTGTCCGCCATCGCGCGGGGGGAGGTGCCGGGGGCGCCCATTGCCCGGCTGCTCGGCTTTGCGCTGGTGGAGGTCTCTGAAGGGCGGGCGGTGTTCGAGGTGGAGCCCGCGGAGTTCCACTACAACCCCATCGGCACGGTGCATGGGGGCCTGGCGGCGACGCTCCTGGACTCGGCGCTCGCGTGCGCGGTGCACAGCACGCTGCCGGTGGGCGCGGGCTACACCACGCTGGAGCTGCACGTGAACCTGGTGCGCGCCATCACCGGCGACACCGGGCGGCTGACGTGTACGGGAGAAGTGATTCACGTGGGCGGCCGGGTGGCGACGGCGCAGGGCCGGCTGACGGACGCGAGCGGCAAGCTGTACGCGCATGGCACCACCACCTGCATGGTGTTCCGGCCCTCCGGCTCGGGAGGCCAGGAGTAG
- a CDS encoding TetR/AcrR family transcriptional regulator, translating into MRYAPEHKQVTRARILAAAETLFRKEGFAGASVERVMRAAGMTVGGFYAHFASKDSLLAEAVRAFFQHQHSRWLGGLEELRGAEFLNHFVRRYLNQNIRDNMETGCIMPSVLSDLTRATPEAREALAEGVEGLAAVLRARVPGEEGVTGRQRALATVALLFGAMTLARATKSLPLSDELLEAARASLLAGGHPPTRKRH; encoded by the coding sequence ATGCGGTACGCACCCGAGCACAAGCAGGTCACGCGCGCGAGAATCCTGGCGGCGGCGGAGACGCTCTTCCGGAAGGAGGGCTTCGCGGGCGCGAGCGTGGAGCGCGTCATGCGCGCCGCGGGGATGACCGTCGGCGGCTTCTATGCGCACTTCGCCTCGAAGGACTCGCTGCTCGCCGAGGCCGTGCGCGCGTTCTTCCAACACCAGCACTCCCGCTGGCTCGGGGGCCTGGAGGAGCTTCGCGGCGCGGAGTTCCTGAACCACTTCGTGCGCCGCTACTTGAACCAGAACATCCGCGACAACATGGAGACGGGCTGCATCATGCCGTCGGTGTTGTCGGACCTGACGCGTGCGACACCCGAGGCCCGCGAGGCGCTCGCCGAGGGCGTGGAGGGCCTTGCCGCGGTGCTGCGCGCGCGCGTCCCGGGCGAGGAGGGCGTCACGGGACGGCAGCGCGCGCTGGCCACGGTGGCGCTCCTCTTCGGCGCGATGACGCTCGCGCGCGCGACGAAGTCCCTGCCCCTCTCGGATGAGCTCCTGGAGGCCGCGCGCGCATCCCTGCTCGCGGGGGGGCATCCTCCGACGAGAAAGCGGCACTGA